Part of the Caballeronia sp. SL2Y3 genome is shown below.
TTCGCGGCAGGCAAAGCGGCTTCGTCGCTGCCTGCGCCGGGCGCGGGACCTGCGCCCGCGCAAGCCGCGACCCTGCCGGCCAATCTTGCGCCGCCCGAGTGCCGCGCCTGAGCGAATCGCAAGCGGTGAAGAAGAAGGCATGAGCGCCGCGCGGGAACCGGTGGATTTCGTAGCATTTGCCGGTGCGCGGCGCACAGCGGACGCAAAGTTTTGTATAGTGCGCCGGTTCCCGACGTTCCCAGCCCCTCATGCCTTCCCAATTCGCGCGCTACCTTTGCTTTGCCGTTCTGTGTCTTGCGTTGACGATTCCGTTCGGCGTCGTCAACCACACGTATCCGATCCCGACGTTCTACGCCGAATACAGCGCGTTGGCCTTGTATCTCGCGCTCGGAGCCACGGTCGCCATACTCGTCCGCGTTTCGGAGCCGCGCGTGCCGTTCGCGTCGCCGGTTGTCGGGCTGATGCCGCTCGCGTTCGGCATCGTGCTGGTGGCGCAGACGGTGCTGCTGCCGGTCGCGCAGCCTTCGATGAACTGGCTCGGCGGCGCCTATCTGCTCGCATCGTTCGTGGCCGTGCATACGGGGTTCGGGCTGGTGCGCGCGGGACTGTCGGAGAAGGCGCTGCGCATCGGCGCTGCCGCGTTGCTGGCGGGCGGCCTCTTCGCGGTGTTCTGCCAGACCGTGCAGTTGTTCCACATGGAAGCCCGGTTCGCGCCGTTCGTCGTGGCCTACAACGTCGCGACGGAACGGCGGCTCTTCGGCAACATGGCGCAGGCGAACCATCTCGCGACCGTCATCGCGTTCGGCCTGGCAGGGGCGATGTATCTGGTGCAGACGCGCCGCATGCCGGTGGTGATCGGGCTCGTGGTGTCGGCGGTGCTTTCGTTCGGGCTCGCGCTCACCGTCTCGCGCGGACCGTGGCTGCAAACGGCGGTAATCGTCGTCGCCGGATTCTGGATGGCCTTCATTCGCCGACGCCCCGGCGCGGCGGACGACCTCGACGGCCCGACCGGGAGCGATGGACGCGAGGCGCGTGACGTCCGCGCATGGGTCGTGCCGTTCGTGCTTGCCGTGCTCTTCGTGGCGGTGAACGCGGTGGTGCGCTGGGTGAACGTGCGCTATCAACTGGACCTCGCGCAATCGGCGGCGGAGCGCATGCAGGACGCCAATCAGATCGCGCCGCGTCTCGCGCTGTGGAAGTACGGCTGGACGATGTTCAAGACGCATCCGCTGCTCGGCGTCGGCTGGGGCGAGTTTCCGCGTTACCAGTTCGACATGGTGCGCGAGCTCGGCGGCGTCGAGATTGCGAACAACGCGCACGATATCTTCATCGACCTGTTGGCGAAGACCGGGCTGCTCGGCGTCGCGGTGCTGGTTGCGGGCATCGTCTTGTGGCTGATTCGCGTGCTGCGGGCGCCGCATACGCCGGCGCGCGTTTTCGCGCTCTCGCTGCTGGGCGTGCTGATGATGCACGCGCTCGTCGAATATCCGCAGCAGTACATGTTCTTTCTGATGCCCGCGATGCTCGTGATCGGTCTTCTGGAGACGCGGCCGTTGCGGCTCGTGGCGCGGCCGGTGTCGTATGGCGTCTATGTCTTTCTCGTCGTGGCGGGTCTGATCGCGCTCTATCCGACGATGCGCGACTACAACCGCGCCGAGGTGCTGTACTACGGCTCGCGGCCCGCGGAGCAGTATCGCGACGATCCGTCGTTCCTCTTCGGCGCTTGGGGCGAGTATGGCGCGGCGACGCTGCTGCCGATGAACGCGCAGGACATCGAAGCGAAGCTGGCGGCGCATCGGCAGGCCATCGCTTTGCTGCCCGGCGAGACGGTGTTGCGCCGTTACGCGGTGTTGCAGGCGCTCGCGGGTCAGCGTAGCGAAGCAATGGATACGATGGCGCGTCTGCAAATCTTCGCGACCCAACTCCATGACTGGCCGACGCAACTTGCGTCGGTGTATCGGACCGTCGATGAAATCGGTGCGCCGTTGGCGGGCTTCAAGGCCGATCTGGTCAAGCGGTATGGGTCGCCGGAGGGCACCGATTCCCCCACGGACGACGACGCCGACGAATAAGCGCCGGCTCGGGCGCGGTTCAGGCGGACGGCTGAGAGTCCGCCACCCAGTCGCCCGACTTCCCGCCGTGCTTTTCCATCACGCGCACGTTCGTGATGGTCATGCCGCGATCGACGGCCTTGCACATGTCGTAGATGGTCAGCAGGCCGACTTGCACGGCGGTGAGCGCCTCCATCTCGACGCCCGTGCGCCCCACGGTCTCGACGCGTACTTCGCAATGCACGCCGGGCAGCGCGTCATCGACGGAAAACTCGACGGCCACGCGCGTCAGGGCAAGCGGATGACACAGCGGGATCAGATCGGCGGTGCGCTTTGCGCCCTGGATGGCCGCGATGCGCGCGACGCCGAGCACATCGCCCTTTTTCGCGCGTCCTTCGCGGATCAGTGCGAGCGTGTCGTCGCGCATGACGATGGACCCGCGCGCCACCGCGATGCGCCGCGTCTCGTTCTTGCCGCCGACATCGACCATGTGCGCCTCGCCGGCGGCATCGAAATGTGTGAGTCCGGACATAGCGTCTCCTTGCAGTGGGCGCTTATCTTACCAGCGGGGCCTCCGGCAAATTCGGCGCGAAGCCGTGTCCGCACGTACCGCCGCGCGGGCAACACTTGATACGATAAGCGCGTTCCTGTTCTCACGCTGACCGCCGGCGACGCTCCGGCTTCGCGCCATGCTCTTGAATCGTCCGAGCCGCGGGCTCGTGTTCGCCTTGTGCCTCAGTCTCGCCATGCCGCCGTTCGCTGCGGCGCAGGCGGGCGCGAGCGCGGGTCGTGGGGAGCATGACGCGAGCGCGGCGAAGGCGACGAACGCGGTGAACATCGCGACCGGGACGACCGAGACGACTTCGACGGCTTCGACGACTTCGACGAACGCGACTAACCGGGCAAACTTGGCCAACGGTGCAGCAGCGACAAGCGCGACAAGCACGACGAGCGCGGCGAGCGCGGCGAATACGGCCAATACAGTCAACGCGACCAACGCAAGAATTGCGACCAACGCGACCAACGCGACCCACGCGACGAACGCGACCAACGCGACGAACGGGCCGACCGCAGCGAATGCAACCAACGCCGCGAACGCAACCTCGCAGCCCCCCGCAACCTCCACCGCCAGCACACCACCTAACACCGTCGCCGACGGCATCTTCGGCGTCTACGGCGGCGCCGAAAGCCGCTTCGCCAATCGGCCGGGCGCGATGGCGGGCCTGCGCGCGCCGCTGTCGTCCGTGCAACTGCCGGATCTGGGCGACGGCTCCGGCGGCACGCTCTCGCCTCAGGCGGAGCGCAAGCTCGGCGAGCGGATGATGCGCGAAGTCCGCGCCGATCCCGACTACCTCGACGACTGGCTGATCCGCGATTACCTCGACTCCATCGCATCGAAGCTCTCCGCTGCCGCCGCGACGCAGTACCTCGGCGGCTATCGTCCGGACTTCGAACTCTTCGCCGTGCGCGATGCGCAGATCAACGCGTTCTCGATGCCGGGCGGCTTCGTCGGCGTCAACACGGGGCTGATCTCGGCGACGCAGACGGAATCGGAACTCGCGTCCGTCGTCGGGCACGAGATGGGGCACGTGCTCCAGCGCCACATCGCGCGCATGATCGGCGCGCAGGAGAAGAGCGGGTACGCGGCGCTCGCGGCCATGCTCGCCGGGCTGCTGGCGGGCGTCATGACGCACAGCGGCGATCTCGGCATGGGCATCGCGATGGGCGGACAGGCCTTCGCCGTCGATAACCAGCTGCGCTTTTCACGCGCCGCCGAGCACGAGGCCGACCGCGTCGGCTTTCAGATGCTCGCGGCAGCGGGCTACGATCCCTACGCGATGACCGCGTTCTTCGAGCGGCTCGACCGCGCGTCGATGGCCGATAACGGCGTGCCGGCGTACGCGCGCACGCATCCGCTGACGACCGAGCGCATCGCCGACATGGAGGACCGCGCGCGACGGGTGCCGTACCGGCAGCCGCGGCAGTCGCCGGAATACGCGTTCGTGCGTGCGCGCTCGCGCGTGCTTCAGGTCAACTATGCGAGCGACTATCGCGAGGTCGCGAGCCGTCTAAAGTCGGAAATCGACGACCAGACCGCGCTCAATCCCGCCGCGAACTGGTACGGCATCGCGCTCGCGCGTTCGCTGATGGGCGATTACGACGCCGCCAACGATGCGCTCGCCAACGCCCGGCGGCTCTTCGAAGGCGAGGAGGCGAGCGCGGCGGCGGCTTCGGTGCAGGCGCGGCGCGAACTGGCGCAGACGGTCGAGGGCGGTCCAGCTAAGAGCCCCCGGGCTTCCGGAGCCAGTGCGGCGTCGGGCGCGCGCAGCGAAAGCAAGTCCCACGCACAGGGGCAAAAGCGTGCGTCGAGCGCGCAAAGCGAAAGCCTTGCCGCATCGTCGCGATACGGCGCTTCGGCTCCGGCGGCGGGCGTTGGCGCCGGAATCGAAGCTTCGCGTGCGCCTGAGGGCGCGACGGAAGCGCCACCTTCCCAAGCGGCCAACGCTCACGGCGCGTCCGTTTCGGCGGCCAACGCTCGGGGCGGAATGCAAGCTGCGCGTGCTCCTGTTCGCGGCGAGGACGTGCCACCTTCTCGAGCGGTCAATCTTCGCGACGCGTCCACAACCAACGCCGCCCCGCACTCGACGCCACAGACCGCCGCGCTCGCGACCCCCTCCGCGCCGGCCGTCTCGATGTCTTCGCTCCTGAGCAGCAGCGCATACGGTGCGCTGAACGCGCCCAACGCCGAGCGCGCCGCGCCTGCTGCGGCAAGCGCGCCCATCGCGCTCCCGCCCGTGCGCGTGACCGCCCACGAAGCCGCCCGCAGCACGCCGAGCCTCGACGTGCTCGCCGCCGACATCGCGCGTCGCGCGGGCCGCTACGACGACGCCGTGCGCCTCGCCGATATCGCCCAGACGCGCTGGCCCAACTCGCACGCGGCGATCGACGCGCATCTGCAAGCGCTGATGGCCGCGCATCGCTACGAGGAAGCGCAGACGCTCGCGCGCCGCGAAACGCGCGCAGAACCGGCGCGCGGGGACTGGTGGCTGTATCTGGCGCAGGCCAGCGCGGGCTTGAACGATCCGCTGCGCCAGCATCAGGCGATGGCCGAGAAACTGGCGCTCGACGGCGCATGGCCGTCCGCCATCCGCCAGCTGAAGGAAGCACGCGATGTCAGAACCGCCAGCTTCTACGATCTCTCGACGATTTCCGCGCGGCTGCGCGATTTCGAAGCACGCTACAAGGAAGAGCGCGACGAGGAAAAAAGGAGCTGACGCTTCAGGCTTTCGATGCCGCGCGCGCAGCCGGACTGGCGACGAACCGGAAGCGCGACTCGACGTCGGCGCGTGCGATAGGCTGTAACGGCAGATCGGCTCCATCGCGCAAATGGAAGACGCCGCCGCGCGACGCGTCATCGAACGTCGCGTGGCTCGAAAACAGATCGAGATCGTGATCGTGCAGGGCGGCGACGCGCGGCGGCGTGGCAGCGTCGGAAAAGAGCAGGGCGCCTTCGTCGTCGAGAAATGCCTGCGCCGGGTCGAACGGTGCGCCGGTATGGTCCGTCAGCCGCAATGCGCCGTCCATCGCGGAAAGACGCACGATCCACGGCGTATAAGCCAGTTCCACATACACGCGCTGCGGCCCGTTCTGAAAGAACCACTGGCCGTCCGGATCGCGCTCGTAATTGCGGTTGATGAAGCCGATCAGCGCTTCGTGGCGAATGGCATCGCCGAGCGCGCCCGCGGCCTGTGCGGCCTCGTCCCGCATGCGCCACTGACCGCGGCGGTCCAGCAACAGCCAGCCCGTGCAATGCGGAACGTTCGGCCACTTGGCCAGCGCCTGCTTGACGATCTCATCCATGATTCATTCGCCCGGAAGAAAATGTTCGAGGTAGCCGAACACGCGCGACGACAGCCAGTCGATGCGTCCCGGAAACGGCCCCGTCATGAAGCCGACATGGCCGCCGTGGTTCGGCTGATCGAGCGTGACGGACGCCGACACTTCGGCCTGCGAAGGCAGCGCGCGCTCGGGCAGGAACGGATCGTTGCGGGCGTTCAAGACGAGCGCCGGCACTTCGATGCGGTTCAGATGCGCGCGGATGGTCGCCGTCGTCCAGTAATGGTCGGCATCGCGAAAACCGTGCAGTGGCGCGGTCACGACGTTGTCGAATTCATAGAGCGTGCGCGCGGCGAGCACGGCGTGGCGGTCGTACAGACCCGGAAACTGATCGAGCTTCGCGAGCGCCTTCTTCTTGAGCGACTTCAGGAAGCTGCGCGTATAGATCATGCCGAAGCCTTGCGAGATCGCCTGACCGCCCGCGTGGACATCGAGCGGCGCCGAAATGGCGGCGGCCGCGCTGATAATCGAAGCGTCCGTGCCTCGCTCGCATAGCCAGTGCAGAAGCACATTGCCGCCGAGCGACACGCCCGCCGCGACGATCGGGCCCGCATGCCTTTCGCGCAGTCGCCGCAAGATCCAGTCGACTTCCGCGCTATCGGCGAGGTGGTAAAAGCGCGGCAGCCGGTTCATCGGGCCGCTGCAACTGCGAAAGTGCGGCACCACGCCGTGCCAGCCGCGCGCATGGGCGGCGGCCATCATCGTGCGGGCATAGTGGGAGTCGGAGTTGCCTTCGAGGCCATGAAACAGCACGAAAAGCGGCGCGGTCGATGCCGGGCGCGTTGCGTCATCGTGCGCGAGCCAGTCCACGTCGATGAAATCGCCGTCCGGCGTATCCCAGCGTTCGCGCCGATAACGCACCGCCGGCTTGCGCCCGAAGAGCGCGGGCACGATGGTTTGCGCGTGACTTGTCGGCAGCCAGCGCGGCGCGCTGTAGAGCCATTGCGAGACGGGTTCGGCGAGCACGCTGCCTGCGGCCTGCACGGTTTCCTTCAGCGCGACTGCGGGCGCCTTGTCCACGAACGACGAATCGTGTTTCAACAACGGATCGCGCTTCATGGCCTTCTCCCCGGCGAACGTCTTTTCTATGCTTCGTGACTGCGGTATTTCAGTGCAACGGTCCCTGCCCGTGACGCAGCTTCGCGGCGAACTGGCCGGCCGCTTCCATCGGCATTTCGCTCGCGTGAATGTGCGCAATACGCCATTCGCCGCGTTCGTGAACCATCACGTAAGTCGAGAAAATCATGCGCGGCGCGGCGGTCCCGGCCGGCTGATGCGCCTCCGCGATTGCATACACGACCGTGCCGAGGCTGTCGTACACGCGAATATCGAGCGGCTCGATGCTGACGGCCTGCGCGCCGAACTGCTTGCCGAGGCCCGCGCGAATGCTTTCGAGGCCATGCAGATGCGTGCCGTCCGCGCAGATGCAGGTGGCGAACTCCTCGTCGATCCAAAGCGACATCACAGCGTCGATGCTGTTGTCCGCGACAGCCTGATAGTAAGCGTTGAGAGTGTCGGCGGCGGCTTCGAATAGGCGGGCGAAACGTGGCATGGGCTCGTGGGTCTCTGGCATTCGCGCGCAACGCCGTGTCACGATGGCGTGCCGCATCGGTCATGGTTCAAAGCATGCCTCCCGTTCGGAGACACTCGCGTGTCCGCGCCCGCACACGAAAAAGCCGATGCCGCCGCAAAGCCGCCGCGGCAGGGCAGGCGTGACGCAGGGCAGGCGCGACGCCTTAGCGATGCGCGAGCAACATGCCGCGCAGATCGGCGAAAACCTGTTCGGCAGAGAGTTCGCGCAGGCAGTTCAGATGGCCGAGCGGACACTCGCGGGAAAAGCACGGACTGCACTCAAGATGAAGCCATTGTACCTTTGCGACGTCGGACAAGGGCGGCGTGTGGCGCGGATCGGTGGAGCCGTACACCGCGACGAGCGGACGTTTGAGCGCTGCCGCCACGTGCATCAGCCCGGAGTCGTTGGTGACGACGGCGCTCGCCCGGGCGATCAGCGCGCACGCTTCGCCGAGCGATGTCTGGCCGCACAGATTGCGCACGTTCGGCGCGCGCTCCGCGATGGCCTGCGCGGCCGCCGAATCTTTCTTCGACCCGAGCGCGACGATGCGCGCATACGGAAACGACTGCGCGACGAACTGCGCGAGCGACGCAAAGTGCTCGGGCGGCCAGCGCTTGGCCGGGCCGTACTCCGCGCCGGGGCAGAACACGACGAGCGGCGCGCGCGTATCCAGATTGAAGCGCGCCGACACGCGCGCCGCTTCGTTCGGATCGGCTTCGAGGCGCGGCACGGGCAAAAGCGGCGCGTCGCTTGCCGCTGCGTCGTGAGCCTGCGCGTAGCGGTCGATGAACGGCAGCTTCGCGCCCGGCGCATAGGCGAGGGCGGCATACTGCGCGGTCATCGGCGGGCGCTCGGTCTTCGGCGGATTCGGATGTCGCACGTTCAAGAGCCCGTAACGCGCCTCGCCCTTGTAGCCGATGCGCAGCCGGATGCCCGCCATCCACGGAATCAGCGCGGACTTGGCGGAATTGGGCAGCACGTACGCGGCGTCGTAGCCGACATCGCGCAGGTCGCTCGCAAGCTGCCAGCGGCGCAGCAGTTGCAGCTTGCCGTGCGCGAGATCCGTCGCGTAGACGTCGCGGATTTCCGGCATGCGTTCGAGCACGGGCGCGACCCAGGTCGGCGC
Proteins encoded:
- a CDS encoding Wzy polymerase domain-containing protein — its product is MPSQFARYLCFAVLCLALTIPFGVVNHTYPIPTFYAEYSALALYLALGATVAILVRVSEPRVPFASPVVGLMPLAFGIVLVAQTVLLPVAQPSMNWLGGAYLLASFVAVHTGFGLVRAGLSEKALRIGAAALLAGGLFAVFCQTVQLFHMEARFAPFVVAYNVATERRLFGNMAQANHLATVIAFGLAGAMYLVQTRRMPVVIGLVVSAVLSFGLALTVSRGPWLQTAVIVVAGFWMAFIRRRPGAADDLDGPTGSDGREARDVRAWVVPFVLAVLFVAVNAVVRWVNVRYQLDLAQSAAERMQDANQIAPRLALWKYGWTMFKTHPLLGVGWGEFPRYQFDMVRELGGVEIANNAHDIFIDLLAKTGLLGVAVLVAGIVLWLIRVLRAPHTPARVFALSLLGVLMMHALVEYPQQYMFFLMPAMLVIGLLETRPLRLVARPVSYGVYVFLVVAGLIALYPTMRDYNRAEVLYYGSRPAEQYRDDPSFLFGAWGEYGAATLLPMNAQDIEAKLAAHRQAIALLPGETVLRRYAVLQALAGQRSEAMDTMARLQIFATQLHDWPTQLASVYRTVDEIGAPLAGFKADLVKRYGSPEGTDSPTDDDADE
- the moaC gene encoding cyclic pyranopterin monophosphate synthase MoaC; its protein translation is MSGLTHFDAAGEAHMVDVGGKNETRRIAVARGSIVMRDDTLALIREGRAKKGDVLGVARIAAIQGAKRTADLIPLCHPLALTRVAVEFSVDDALPGVHCEVRVETVGRTGVEMEALTAVQVGLLTIYDMCKAVDRGMTITNVRVMEKHGGKSGDWVADSQPSA
- a CDS encoding DUF2946 family protein yields the protein MDEIVKQALAKWPNVPHCTGWLLLDRRGQWRMRDEAAQAAGALGDAIRHEALIGFINRNYERDPDGQWFFQNGPQRVYVELAYTPWIVRLSAMDGALRLTDHTGAPFDPAQAFLDDEGALLFSDAATPPRVAALHDHDLDLFSSHATFDDASRGGVFHLRDGADLPLQPIARADVESRFRFVASPAARAASKA
- a CDS encoding hydrolase translates to MKRDPLLKHDSSFVDKAPAVALKETVQAAGSVLAEPVSQWLYSAPRWLPTSHAQTIVPALFGRKPAVRYRRERWDTPDGDFIDVDWLAHDDATRPASTAPLFVLFHGLEGNSDSHYARTMMAAAHARGWHGVVPHFRSCSGPMNRLPRFYHLADSAEVDWILRRLRERHAGPIVAAGVSLGGNVLLHWLCERGTDASIISAAAAISAPLDVHAGGQAISQGFGMIYTRSFLKSLKKKALAKLDQFPGLYDRHAVLAARTLYEFDNVVTAPLHGFRDADHYWTTATIRAHLNRIEVPALVLNARNDPFLPERALPSQAEVSASVTLDQPNHGGHVGFMTGPFPGRIDWLSSRVFGYLEHFLPGE
- a CDS encoding nuclear transport factor 2 family protein, with the protein product MPRFARLFEAAADTLNAYYQAVADNSIDAVMSLWIDEEFATCICADGTHLHGLESIRAGLGKQFGAQAVSIEPLDIRVYDSLGTVVYAIAEAHQPAGTAAPRMIFSTYVMVHERGEWRIAHIHASEMPMEAAGQFAAKLRHGQGPLH
- the waaF gene encoding lipopolysaccharide heptosyltransferase II, which encodes MRRALVIAPNWIGDALMAQPLFTLLRKHHPRIAIDAVAPTWVAPVLERMPEIRDVYATDLAHGKLQLLRRWQLASDLRDVGYDAAYVLPNSAKSALIPWMAGIRLRIGYKGEARYGLLNVRHPNPPKTERPPMTAQYAALAYAPGAKLPFIDRYAQAHDAAASDAPLLPVPRLEADPNEAARVSARFNLDTRAPLVVFCPGAEYGPAKRWPPEHFASLAQFVAQSFPYARIVALGSKKDSAAAQAIAERAPNVRNLCGQTSLGEACALIARASAVVTNDSGLMHVAAALKRPLVAVYGSTDPRHTPPLSDVAKVQWLHLECSPCFSRECPLGHLNCLRELSAEQVFADLRGMLLAHR